One window from the genome of Phycisphaerales bacterium encodes:
- the arfB gene encoding alternative ribosome rescue aminoacyl-tRNA hydrolase ArfB produces the protein MTSTEPPQPAHDDDGPVGEVVVLAPGATVPGSALRFRQSPSSGPGGQNVNRRHTRAELRVGLLDIRMPVRARKRLRELAGERMTADGTLILTSEKTRSARRNQEDCLERLKDLCREAMIEPKRRIPTRPSRRSNERRLEAKRQNAERKRRRGGPDREG, from the coding sequence ATGACATCGACCGAACCCCCACAACCCGCGCACGACGACGACGGCCCGGTCGGAGAGGTCGTGGTGCTTGCCCCCGGGGCGACCGTACCCGGCTCGGCCTTGCGGTTCCGCCAAAGCCCGTCCTCGGGTCCCGGAGGGCAGAACGTCAACCGGCGCCACACGCGGGCCGAGCTCCGCGTTGGGCTGCTGGACATCCGGATGCCCGTTCGGGCACGCAAGCGTCTGCGGGAACTGGCCGGCGAGCGGATGACCGCCGACGGCACCCTCATCCTCACCAGCGAGAAGACCCGCTCGGCGCGCCGGAATCAGGAGGATTGCCTCGAGCGGCTCAAAGACCTGTGCCGCGAGGCGATGATCGAGCCCAAGCGACGCATCCCGACCCGGCCGTCTCGACGCTCGAATGAGCGGCGGCTCGAAGCGAAACGACAGAACGCTGAACGCAAGCGGCGACGCGGCGGGCCCGACCGCGAGGGCTGA
- the tsaB gene encoding tRNA (adenosine(37)-N6)-threonylcarbamoyltransferase complex dimerization subunit type 1 TsaB, which produces MLILAIEATNPNVPTPGVLLARAEGDAPTAPCRVLATRALHASGRHDDVLLPSIAGLFDTAAVEPADLDEVLVSIGPGGFTATRLACVGAAVLAEVAGARVRAVETARVVVETALQDSGFKGPLVVAMASKRDSAFVTRFDPQSTSAPGPNRSIDVAAFERLLLPGDRLLFEGHLPDPMLEIAAKLGVESVPLRLTAEGLLASRHAGRTVATELLRPLYPREPDAVTQWRERYGKAPGDER; this is translated from the coding sequence GTGCTCATTCTCGCCATCGAAGCCACCAATCCGAACGTGCCCACGCCCGGCGTGTTGCTCGCGAGGGCAGAAGGAGACGCCCCGACCGCTCCGTGCCGCGTGCTGGCGACTCGGGCGCTGCATGCCTCGGGCCGCCACGACGACGTCCTCCTGCCTTCGATCGCCGGGCTCTTTGACACCGCCGCCGTCGAGCCCGCCGACCTCGACGAGGTCCTGGTCTCGATCGGGCCGGGCGGGTTCACCGCGACCCGGCTGGCTTGCGTCGGCGCTGCGGTCTTGGCCGAGGTAGCCGGCGCGCGGGTCCGTGCCGTCGAGACGGCACGCGTCGTCGTTGAGACCGCTTTGCAAGATAGCGGCTTCAAAGGTCCGCTCGTGGTCGCCATGGCTTCGAAGCGGGATTCCGCCTTCGTCACGAGGTTCGATCCCCAGAGCACATCGGCCCCGGGTCCGAATCGATCGATCGACGTGGCCGCGTTCGAGCGGTTGCTTCTCCCAGGCGATCGCCTGTTGTTTGAGGGCCATCTCCCAGATCCGATGCTCGAAATCGCCGCGAAGCTCGGCGTCGAAAGCGTTCCGCTTCGCCTGACGGCCGAGGGCCTCCTGGCCAGTCGGCACGCCGGCCGCACCGTGGCCACCGAGTTGCTCCGACCGCTTTATCCACGCGAGCCCGACGCGGTCACGCAGTGGCGCGAACGTTATGGGAAGGCGCCCGGGGACGAAAGATAA
- a CDS encoding response regulator, whose protein sequence is MASQDQQQPDWTEKKVFTTGEAASVCRVSQQTIIRCFDNGRLHGFRVPGSKFRRIPRDELLRFMRENGIPTDALEGSRRRVLIVDDDPQIVDLLHEMLRRDTRFELETASNGYDAGLLTERFRPHLIVLDYMLPDINGDVVCERIRENPDLQNTKVLFVSGVIEKDRIDRLLRAGGNGFLKKPFTVSTLLDEISRLLSLAPASS, encoded by the coding sequence GTGGCTTCTCAAGATCAACAACAGCCCGACTGGACCGAGAAGAAGGTCTTCACCACCGGCGAGGCCGCTTCGGTCTGCCGCGTCAGCCAGCAGACCATCATCCGTTGCTTCGACAACGGCCGGCTGCACGGCTTCCGCGTGCCGGGCTCGAAGTTCCGGCGGATTCCGCGTGACGAGCTGCTGCGCTTCATGCGAGAGAACGGCATTCCCACGGACGCGCTCGAGGGTTCGCGCCGTCGAGTTCTCATCGTCGATGACGATCCGCAGATCGTGGACCTGCTCCACGAGATGCTTCGCCGCGATACGAGGTTCGAGCTCGAGACTGCCTCGAACGGGTACGACGCGGGGCTGCTGACCGAGCGCTTCCGACCGCATTTGATCGTGCTCGATTACATGCTGCCCGACATCAACGGCGACGTCGTATGCGAGCGCATCCGAGAGAACCCCGATCTGCAGAATACGAAGGTGCTCTTCGTCTCGGGCGTCATCGAGAAGGATCGCATCGACCGGCTCCTTCGCGCAGGCGGCAACGGCTTCCTGAAGAAGCCGTTCACCGTGTCGACGCTGCTCGACGAGATCTCGCGGCTGCTCTCGCTTGCACCTGCGAGCTCGTGA
- a CDS encoding HDOD domain-containing protein → MTKPARPDPDERSQQVELVLQQIEQLPTLSPIAQRVLRLGSAADADLTDVVRVIQSDPSLTGRVLSMCQRAELGLGDRVTTVERAVVMLGFEAIRAAILSVAVYDAMSAYAGQLEERPEAETFRHNAFWRHCVASASAADEIARTHPKLGVSPDEAFVGGLLHDVGKLALDLVLPRTYGKIMRLAEERGLAASDAANRVIGINHHTAGKRLAEHWNLPLEIQDSMWLYGHPPEAMGELRNRSLVGIVGAAHRLSRALHVGWSGEFDSVPQLDSIASIYGLERAKLERIGAGLHEAVAARCADLGLDGPHSPGLLLESISQANAWLGRANGRLEKQADLAGRCDRSLRAISGFLADQPGGKGLTSTVAAAGRSASEAFGATRLAVLIKRSPADPWRLDWLSSRGETSRAASLTEPAGADRVTQALIEIGRSLDAPLSLTPLESWLGGSLAGRLGAADAIRVLPLTPGRINDAPAIALLHDGIEADEQHRALIDVWASSVAAAARHESARRLGERLAEANRALSAAQDRLSEAQAMARLGELAAGAAHEMNNPLTVISGRAQLLHDSAGDESIRSAAGAIVGASQLLSELISALHMFADPPKPIAKPADVQGLTRTVARSVRDRMGSGLDLSIDAAGAPKQAMLDEGLVQRILTELLVNAAETGAPATLCVRIDPLDECLVFEVADRGPGLSERALRHAFDPFFSDKPAGRQPGLGLARARRLAELMNGTLTIANGRDLGAVATLSLPSSMPSNSIPNRDFGTSQHPEVVG, encoded by the coding sequence ATGACCAAACCCGCACGCCCCGACCCAGACGAACGTTCTCAGCAGGTCGAGCTGGTGCTCCAGCAGATCGAGCAGCTCCCGACGCTCTCGCCCATCGCGCAGCGTGTGCTGCGGCTTGGCAGCGCCGCCGATGCCGACCTGACGGACGTGGTCCGCGTGATCCAGAGCGATCCGTCCCTGACCGGGCGCGTGCTCTCGATGTGCCAGCGCGCCGAACTCGGTCTGGGCGATCGCGTCACCACGGTCGAGCGTGCCGTCGTCATGCTGGGCTTCGAAGCGATCCGGGCGGCGATCCTGAGCGTGGCCGTGTACGACGCCATGTCTGCCTACGCCGGCCAACTCGAGGAACGGCCCGAGGCCGAGACGTTCCGGCACAACGCGTTCTGGCGGCATTGCGTTGCCTCGGCGAGCGCGGCCGACGAGATCGCCCGCACGCACCCCAAGCTCGGTGTCTCTCCCGATGAGGCATTCGTCGGCGGCCTCCTGCACGACGTGGGCAAGCTCGCCCTCGATCTCGTGCTGCCGCGCACGTACGGCAAGATCATGCGCCTGGCCGAAGAGCGCGGGCTCGCGGCGTCGGACGCTGCCAACCGCGTCATCGGGATCAACCACCACACGGCCGGCAAGCGGCTGGCCGAGCACTGGAACCTGCCCCTCGAGATCCAGGACTCCATGTGGCTCTATGGGCATCCGCCCGAGGCGATGGGTGAGCTACGCAACCGGTCGCTCGTCGGCATCGTCGGCGCGGCCCACCGGCTTTCCCGCGCGCTGCACGTCGGGTGGAGCGGCGAGTTCGACTCGGTGCCGCAGCTCGACTCGATCGCCTCGATCTATGGGCTCGAGCGCGCCAAGCTCGAACGCATCGGGGCCGGACTCCACGAGGCCGTCGCAGCGAGGTGCGCCGACCTGGGACTCGATGGACCGCACAGCCCCGGGCTCCTGCTCGAATCGATCTCGCAGGCCAACGCCTGGCTCGGACGTGCCAACGGGCGGCTCGAGAAGCAGGCCGACCTCGCGGGACGCTGCGATCGATCGCTCCGGGCAATCTCGGGATTCCTGGCCGACCAGCCCGGCGGCAAGGGACTCACGAGCACCGTCGCGGCGGCCGGCCGATCGGCCTCTGAAGCGTTCGGGGCCACCCGACTCGCGGTGCTGATCAAGCGCAGCCCCGCCGATCCATGGCGGCTCGATTGGCTGTCTTCGCGCGGCGAGACGTCCCGTGCGGCTTCGCTGACCGAGCCCGCCGGGGCCGACCGCGTGACCCAGGCGCTGATCGAGATCGGGCGTTCCCTCGACGCGCCGTTGTCGCTGACGCCGCTCGAATCATGGCTCGGTGGTTCGCTCGCCGGGCGCCTGGGTGCGGCCGACGCCATCCGCGTGCTCCCGCTGACGCCCGGACGCATCAACGACGCGCCCGCGATTGCGCTCCTGCACGACGGCATCGAGGCGGACGAGCAGCACCGGGCGCTCATCGACGTCTGGGCGTCGTCCGTCGCTGCAGCGGCGCGGCACGAATCGGCTCGACGGCTGGGCGAGCGACTCGCCGAGGCCAACCGAGCGCTCAGTGCCGCTCAGGATCGTCTCAGCGAGGCGCAGGCGATGGCCAGGCTGGGTGAACTCGCGGCCGGCGCAGCCCACGAGATGAACAACCCGCTCACCGTTATCAGCGGCCGGGCCCAGCTGCTCCACGACTCGGCCGGCGACGAGTCGATCCGCAGTGCTGCCGGTGCCATCGTCGGCGCGTCTCAGCTGCTGTCAGAACTCATTAGCGCGCTGCACATGTTCGCCGATCCGCCCAAGCCGATCGCCAAGCCGGCCGACGTCCAGGGCCTGACTCGGACGGTGGCACGGAGCGTTCGCGACCGCATGGGCTCGGGCCTTGACCTATCCATCGATGCCGCCGGCGCGCCGAAGCAGGCGATGCTCGACGAGGGACTGGTTCAACGCATCCTTACCGAATTGCTCGTGAATGCCGCCGAAACGGGCGCTCCCGCTACGCTCTGCGTACGCATTGATCCGCTCGACGAGTGCCTCGTCTTCGAGGTCGCCGATCGCGGCCCGGGATTGAGCGAGCGAGCCCTACGGCACGCGTTCGATCCGTTCTTCTCCGACAAGCCCGCCGGGCGACAGCCAGGCCTCGGGCTAGCGCGTGCCAGGCGGCTGGCCGAACTGATGAACGGCACATTGACCATTGCCAACGGTCGCGATCTCGGCGCCGTTGCGACGCTCTCGTTGCCATCTTCGATGCCATCTAACTCCATTCCCAACAGAGACTTCGGCACGAGCCAGCATCCCGAGGTCGTCGGCTAA
- the ybeY gene encoding rRNA maturation RNase YbeY, which yields MHVHLDHESPASNDDPEPASPAEEPPERARGLSVDVTASREAASDLDHSKRAWLADHASRIGERLDLEGELRVRIVGDAEMAAAHDRHLGDPTTTDVLTFDLADGSAARGAPVDADLMVCLDEATRRAAEHGHAFERELLLYVVHGLLHCLGHDDHDEASFQRMHTLEDELLEAVGVGATFSPARGGSSA from the coding sequence ATGCACGTCCATCTCGACCACGAATCTCCCGCGAGCAACGACGACCCGGAGCCGGCGAGTCCCGCCGAAGAGCCCCCTGAACGGGCCCGGGGCCTGTCCGTCGACGTGACTGCGAGCCGCGAAGCCGCAAGCGACCTCGACCACTCGAAGCGAGCCTGGCTTGCCGACCACGCATCGCGCATCGGCGAGCGGCTCGACCTGGAGGGCGAGCTTCGCGTCCGGATCGTCGGCGACGCCGAGATGGCCGCCGCCCACGATCGGCACCTGGGCGACCCCACCACCACCGACGTGCTGACCTTCGATCTGGCCGATGGCAGCGCTGCACGCGGCGCACCGGTCGATGCCGACCTCATGGTGTGCCTCGACGAGGCCACACGCCGGGCCGCGGAGCACGGCCACGCCTTCGAACGGGAGCTGCTCCTGTACGTCGTGCACGGCCTCTTGCACTGCCTGGGCCACGACGACCACGACGAAGCGTCGTTCCAGCGCATGCACACGCTCGAGGACGAGTTGCTGGAGGCCGTCGGCGTGGGCGCCACCTTCTCGCCCGCCCGCGGAGGGAGCTCCGCATGA
- a CDS encoding hemolysin family protein, with protein MSAMVWFWIAVAAAVVGCVFAVLHQTLRHAHRVAGEDWLRGIVDDAKRAQIRSILDRADVSAGAIALPRIAFSLLVPVAVVLHIAMLLKQPDSGNGVEVGWVSLVLGIAIASPVLWVTNMALPAAIARHAWGPTLRATAPIIRGLMIPLKPFAGAYLFCDEVVRRLAGADSDDTAEAEILSAVEQAERFGGVDETERDMIEAVVEFRSTSVDEIMTPRTAIEALEYTDDLAEVKRYVRDSHHSRIPVYRDNLDTIAGFLYAKDLLKWLAEPGNGHAERFNLQDILRTALFIPETKTVRELLREMIQSRVHIAMVADEYGGTAGLVTIEDIVEEVFGEIHDEYEDAPEDDPEVKIDAQRRTAEIDAQMHIDDANDALRPLNVVLPEEDDYDTVGGFVSTRLGRIPDIGDAWVEGEVRLIVTSAEQTRVRRVKLELVGVPAAIAQDEPTQPDADQA; from the coding sequence ATGAGCGCCATGGTATGGTTCTGGATCGCGGTGGCAGCCGCCGTCGTTGGTTGCGTCTTCGCCGTCCTGCATCAGACGCTTCGGCACGCCCACCGCGTGGCTGGCGAGGACTGGCTGCGTGGCATCGTCGATGATGCGAAACGGGCGCAGATCCGCTCGATCCTCGATCGGGCCGACGTCTCGGCCGGCGCCATCGCCCTGCCACGCATCGCCTTCAGCTTGCTGGTTCCGGTCGCGGTCGTCCTGCACATCGCGATGCTGCTCAAGCAACCCGACTCGGGCAACGGCGTCGAGGTTGGCTGGGTCTCGCTCGTGCTGGGCATCGCCATCGCGTCGCCGGTGCTCTGGGTCACCAACATGGCGCTGCCCGCGGCCATCGCCCGACACGCCTGGGGCCCGACGCTCCGCGCCACGGCTCCGATCATCCGCGGCCTGATGATCCCGCTCAAGCCATTTGCCGGGGCGTACTTATTCTGCGACGAGGTCGTCCGGCGACTGGCCGGGGCCGATAGCGACGACACCGCCGAGGCGGAAATCCTGAGCGCGGTCGAGCAGGCCGAGCGGTTCGGAGGCGTCGACGAGACCGAGCGCGACATGATCGAGGCGGTCGTCGAGTTCCGTTCGACGAGCGTCGATGAGATCATGACGCCGCGTACGGCTATCGAAGCCCTCGAGTACACCGACGACCTGGCCGAAGTGAAGCGATACGTCCGCGACAGCCACCACAGCCGCATACCGGTCTACCGCGACAACCTCGACACCATCGCCGGCTTCCTGTACGCCAAGGACCTGCTGAAGTGGCTGGCCGAGCCGGGCAACGGGCACGCCGAGCGCTTCAACCTGCAGGACATCCTCCGCACGGCCCTGTTCATCCCAGAGACGAAGACGGTTCGCGAGCTGCTCCGCGAGATGATCCAGAGCCGCGTGCACATCGCGATGGTCGCCGACGAGTACGGCGGCACCGCGGGCCTGGTCACGATCGAGGACATCGTCGAGGAAGTCTTCGGCGAGATCCACGACGAGTACGAGGATGCGCCCGAGGACGATCCCGAGGTCAAGATCGATGCGCAGCGGCGGACCGCCGAGATCGACGCGCAGATGCACATCGACGATGCGAACGACGCGCTCCGGCCGCTCAACGTCGTGTTGCCCGAAGAAGATGATTACGACACCGTTGGCGGCTTCGTGTCGACGCGGCTGGGCCGCATCCCCGACATCGGCGACGCATGGGTCGAGGGCGAGGTGCGGCTCATCGTGACCAGCGCCGAGCAGACGCGCGTACGGCGTGTGAAGCTCGAACTGGTGGGCGTGCCCGCCGCGATCGCGCAGGACGAGCCGACCCAGCCCGACGCCGACCAGGCCTGA
- a CDS encoding RsmD family RNA methyltransferase → MRIIGGQYKRTILKGPPDSKTTRPLPDRVRESIFNMLQGHMAEGPTVMDAFAGTGSFGLEAISRGAERVVFVERDRKIREILRTNIATLEATTTCEVVEGDALGPLALARCPSPVTIVMMDPPYPLARDPQGWRRVLAQAGKLVQKLSDDGYLLLRTPWPFLQLPESEAPEPEPRRGKRRPEKEEVVSLNLDDGSLDTQDIDEIEAMFEAIAAGEVIEDGDDGPKFIDGPLEIEGAVGPETHEYGTTAVHWYQREA, encoded by the coding sequence ATGCGCATCATCGGCGGGCAGTACAAGCGGACGATCCTGAAGGGCCCGCCCGACAGCAAGACCACGCGGCCCCTGCCCGACCGCGTCCGCGAATCGATCTTCAACATGCTGCAGGGGCACATGGCCGAGGGCCCCACCGTCATGGACGCCTTCGCGGGCACGGGTTCGTTCGGCCTCGAGGCCATCAGTCGCGGTGCCGAACGGGTGGTGTTCGTCGAACGTGACCGCAAGATCCGCGAGATCCTGCGAACGAACATCGCCACGCTGGAAGCGACGACGACGTGCGAGGTCGTCGAGGGCGATGCGCTCGGGCCGCTGGCACTCGCGCGGTGCCCGAGCCCCGTCACCATCGTCATGATGGACCCGCCCTACCCCCTGGCCCGCGACCCGCAGGGCTGGCGCCGCGTGCTCGCCCAGGCCGGCAAGCTCGTGCAGAAGCTCAGCGACGACGGCTACCTCCTGCTCCGCACGCCCTGGCCCTTCCTGCAGCTGCCCGAGAGCGAAGCCCCCGAGCCCGAGCCCCGCCGCGGCAAGCGCAGGCCCGAGAAGGAAGAGGTCGTGTCACTGAACCTCGACGACGGCTCGCTCGACACCCAGGACATCGACGAGATCGAGGCGATGTTCGAAGCTATCGCCGCGGGCGAGGTGATCGAAGACGGCGACGATGGCCCGAAGTTCATCGATGGCCCGCTGGAGATCGAGGGGGCGGTCGGACCGGAGACCCACGAATATGGGACGACGGCGGTGCATTGGTATCAGAGGGAGGCATGA
- the atpG gene encoding ATP synthase F1 subunit gamma: MAKTREIKKRIKAVKNIQRITRTMQMIATSKFAKSQSRAEATKPYTEGIFELVQELAATAGNVSHPLIEGPEGGFKDDARPLTLVITSDRGLCGPYNGSVLRTAIKQLRADGATSTGRVEVVGKKGVAFMKFNGVDVYRHHTQFGDRPEFEDVQELAQHYIELFEAGRITGVNLVYMRYQSVARQSPAVVQLLPLKPPAVEKQEEGFSAQYEFSPDAEGLLAELLPETVKTTLFQAFNDAVVSENIARMVAMKAATDNAGKMGKALKRKFNRARQAQITTELNEIVSGAAALG; the protein is encoded by the coding sequence ATGGCCAAGACCCGTGAGATCAAGAAGCGCATCAAGGCGGTCAAGAACATCCAGCGGATCACCCGCACGATGCAGATGATCGCCACGAGCAAGTTCGCCAAGAGCCAGAGCCGGGCCGAGGCGACCAAGCCCTATACCGAGGGCATCTTCGAGCTCGTCCAGGAACTGGCCGCCACCGCGGGCAACGTCAGCCACCCGCTCATCGAGGGCCCCGAGGGCGGCTTCAAGGACGACGCCCGCCCGCTCACCCTGGTCATCACCAGCGACCGCGGCCTCTGCGGCCCCTACAACGGCTCGGTCCTCCGCACGGCCATCAAGCAGCTACGAGCCGACGGCGCCACGAGCACCGGCCGCGTTGAGGTGGTCGGCAAGAAGGGCGTGGCCTTCATGAAGTTCAACGGGGTCGATGTCTACCGCCACCACACCCAGTTCGGCGACCGCCCCGAGTTCGAGGACGTCCAGGAACTCGCCCAGCATTACATCGAGCTCTTCGAGGCCGGCCGCATCACGGGCGTGAATCTCGTCTACATGCGGTACCAGTCCGTCGCCCGCCAGAGCCCGGCGGTCGTGCAGCTCCTGCCGCTCAAGCCCCCGGCCGTCGAGAAGCAGGAAGAGGGCTTCTCGGCCCAGTACGAGTTCAGCCCCGACGCCGAGGGCCTGCTGGCCGAGCTGCTGCCCGAGACGGTGAAGACCACGCTGTTCCAGGCGTTCAACGACGCCGTGGTCAGCGAGAACATCGCCCGCATGGTGGCGATGAAGGCCGCCACCGACAACGCCGGCAAGATGGGCAAGGCCCTGAAGCGCAAGTTCAACCGCGCCCGCCAGGCCCAGATCACGACCGAACTCAACGAGATCGTGTCGGGCGCCGCGGCGCTGGGCTGA
- a CDS encoding PH domain-containing protein, with the protein MDERKPEEPRIEAPKPDSPRPDSPKSETRERVDRAAAAGLPSEFGPEVRVLKLRPAMFRARPFSFIGLVLVMTAAGVLALYAAVRKEPLWPGDTFWLIICLLVFVAAAITMFVWYLLKLSASLEITTKRTTESHGLFSRATSEVLHDNIRNIAVKQSFIDRVFNVGKLEISSSGQSGVEITMKDVKDPHGVREKIDKYREL; encoded by the coding sequence ATGGACGAACGCAAGCCCGAGGAACCGCGGATCGAGGCACCCAAGCCCGACTCGCCCAGACCCGACTCGCCTAAGTCCGAGACGCGTGAGCGGGTCGATCGCGCCGCCGCCGCCGGCCTGCCCAGCGAGTTCGGCCCCGAGGTCCGCGTGCTGAAGCTGCGGCCGGCGATGTTCCGGGCCCGGCCCTTCTCGTTCATCGGCCTGGTGCTGGTCATGACGGCGGCCGGCGTGCTGGCGCTCTATGCCGCCGTACGCAAGGAGCCGCTGTGGCCGGGCGACACGTTCTGGCTGATCATCTGCTTGCTGGTCTTCGTAGCGGCGGCCATCACGATGTTCGTGTGGTACCTGCTCAAGCTCAGCGCGTCGCTGGAGATCACGACGAAACGCACGACCGAGAGCCACGGCCTGTTCAGCCGGGCGACCAGCGAGGTCTTGCACGACAACATCCGAAACATCGCCGTCAAGCAGAGCTTCATCGACCGCGTCTTCAACGTCGGCAAGCTCGAGATCTCCAGCAGCGGCCAGTCCGGAGTTGAGATCACGATGAAGGACGTCAAGGACCCGCACGGGGTGCGAGAGAAGATCGACAAGTATCGGGAGCTGTAG
- a CDS encoding AI-2E family transporter yields the protein MTHDEIDSTHEREQDGPAERTEASPDITKLGKLLAGPMDVRSFMLTGLFVLALLAAIYAARPILVPMVLAILLAVMLGHAVRWLKHRLRVPSALGAAIVLSTLVGVAGLGTYYLSTPATNWLQDMPGEMRQMERKFRGLKERVEGLREASEQVEAIAKDNGSEDAVDVRVRKATITPFLLGQTWYIGANAFLTLGLLYFLLAADDLFLVKLVRVIPKFANKKLAVEVVHQVQSDVAMYFLTITLINAGLGVAIGTAMWLLGVPNPMLWGIAAAVLNFIPFGGAIIGVLAVAIVAAANFESVGYILLVPAVYYTLTTIEGSFVTPMILGKRLVLNPVVIFVSLIVWGWMWGIPGIFLAVPIMSAIKITCDNIEPLRVVGEFLGR from the coding sequence GTGACGCACGACGAGATCGACAGCACGCACGAGCGTGAGCAGGACGGGCCAGCCGAACGGACCGAGGCCAGCCCCGACATCACCAAGCTCGGCAAGCTCTTGGCCGGGCCGATGGACGTGCGTTCGTTCATGCTCACGGGCCTGTTCGTGCTCGCACTGCTGGCGGCGATCTATGCGGCGCGGCCCATCCTGGTGCCCATGGTGCTGGCGATCCTGCTCGCCGTCATGCTTGGGCACGCGGTGCGGTGGCTCAAGCACCGTTTGCGCGTACCTTCGGCCTTGGGCGCGGCGATCGTGCTGTCGACGCTCGTGGGCGTGGCCGGCCTGGGGACGTACTACCTCAGCACGCCTGCCACGAACTGGCTGCAGGACATGCCCGGCGAGATGCGCCAGATGGAGCGGAAGTTTCGCGGACTGAAGGAACGCGTCGAGGGCCTGCGCGAGGCGAGCGAGCAGGTCGAGGCCATCGCCAAAGACAACGGCAGCGAGGACGCGGTCGACGTCCGCGTCCGCAAGGCCACGATCACCCCGTTCCTGCTCGGCCAGACCTGGTACATCGGCGCCAACGCCTTCCTGACGCTCGGGCTCTTGTACTTCCTGCTAGCCGCCGACGACCTGTTTTTGGTCAAGCTCGTGCGCGTCATCCCGAAGTTTGCCAACAAGAAGCTGGCCGTCGAGGTGGTACACCAGGTGCAGAGCGACGTGGCGATGTACTTCCTGACCATCACGCTGATCAACGCCGGGCTGGGCGTGGCGATCGGGACGGCCATGTGGCTGCTGGGCGTGCCCAATCCGATGCTGTGGGGCATCGCGGCGGCGGTCCTGAATTTCATTCCTTTCGGCGGGGCGATCATCGGCGTGCTGGCGGTGGCGATCGTCGCGGCGGCCAACTTCGAGAGCGTGGGCTACATCCTGCTGGTGCCGGCGGTGTACTACACGCTGACGACCATCGAGGGCAGCTTCGTCACGCCGATGATCTTGGGCAAGCGGCTCGTGCTCAACCCGGTGGTCATCTTCGTCTCGCTCATCGTCTGGGGCTGGATGTGGGGCATCCCGGGCATCTTCCTGGCCGTGCCGATCATGTCGGCCATCAAGATCACCTGCGACAACATCGAGCCGCTGCGGGTGGTCGGCGAGTTCCTCGGCCGATAG
- a CDS encoding glycerophosphodiester phosphodiesterase family protein translates to MRCPTCILIAVLSFASTGLAPAADDRPLVLAHRGASGHLPEHTLAAYTLAWSMGADYLEPDVVLTKDGVAICAHDVNMERVTDVAERFPGRAREDGRWYWIDFTLEEVRTLRVTYAGAGGEVGGAVPTFEEFLRLVDRLNAIGGEDGRTPVGVIPEPKRPEFHRNHGHSVELRVLATLVENGYEAEDDPAIIQCFDLDALERLEQVGCLVRLVWLLGEEPSDADLERAAGFCHGLGPSRKLLEDEDTGEPLPLLAQSREFGLMLYPYTFKDEPRAMARFFHEYGVAGLFTDFPGAGRRAADGAIQPDRSRPGE, encoded by the coding sequence ATGCGTTGCCCGACTTGCATCCTGATTGCCGTTCTCTCCTTCGCATCCACGGGTCTTGCACCGGCCGCCGACGACCGCCCCCTCGTCCTCGCCCACCGCGGTGCCTCTGGCCACCTGCCCGAGCACACGCTGGCGGCGTACACGCTCGCATGGTCGATGGGTGCGGATTATCTCGAGCCCGACGTCGTGCTGACGAAGGACGGCGTTGCGATCTGCGCGCACGACGTGAACATGGAGCGCGTGACAGACGTGGCCGAGCGATTCCCCGGTCGGGCGCGTGAGGACGGAAGGTGGTACTGGATCGACTTCACGCTCGAAGAAGTACGCACGCTGCGGGTGACGTACGCGGGAGCGGGTGGCGAGGTCGGTGGGGCGGTGCCGACGTTCGAGGAGTTCCTGCGGCTGGTCGACCGGCTGAACGCGATCGGCGGCGAGGATGGGCGGACCCCGGTCGGCGTGATCCCCGAGCCCAAGCGGCCCGAATTCCATCGCAATCACGGCCACAGCGTCGAGCTGCGAGTATTGGCGACGCTCGTTGAGAACGGATACGAGGCCGAGGACGATCCGGCCATCATCCAGTGCTTCGATCTCGACGCGCTCGAGCGCCTCGAACAGGTTGGCTGCTTGGTCCGGCTCGTCTGGCTGCTGGGGGAGGAACCGAGCGACGCCGACCTCGAGCGCGCCGCCGGGTTCTGCCACGGGCTGGGCCCCAGTCGCAAGCTGCTCGAAGACGAAGACACGGGCGAGCCTCTGCCCTTGCTCGCTCAATCGCGTGAATTCGGGCTCATGTTGTATCCGTACACGTTCAAGGACGAGCCGCGGGCGATGGCCCGTTTCTTCCACGAATACGGGGTCGCGGGGCTGTTTACCGACTTCCCGGGCGCTGGCCGGCGAGCCGCCGACGGTGCGATCCAACCAGACCGGAGTCGACCGGGCGAGTGA